The proteins below come from a single Bactrocera dorsalis isolate Fly_Bdor chromosome 5, ASM2337382v1, whole genome shotgun sequence genomic window:
- the LOC105228007 gene encoding WD repeat domain phosphoinositide-interacting protein 2 isoform X3 — protein MMNLLGRPDIEAGEVFVNFNQNDTSLAVATRSGYSLYSLSSVDLTLDKTYSCHTDEIFLIERLFESSLVAVVSQRSPRKLKVCHFKKQSEICNYSYSNTILAVKLNRERLIVCLEESLYIHNIQDMKVVHTIRDTPCNPNGLCALSSSSEHCYLAYPGSVTSGEVQIFDAINLHAKTMIPAHDSPLAALAFSPSGTEIATASERGTVIRVFSSLDGSKLFEMRRGLKRCVAIASLSFSTCAKYLVSSSNTETVHIFRLDRSAAEQADSKRTSDDWMGYSFFRYLSKTVTSYLPTQVTDVFSQGRAFTSVTLPEAGVRRMCAITTIQKQLRLLVASQDGYLYVYSIPSIEGGECQLIKKHDIRLDDSYAMDIKGRIYY, from the exons ATGATGAATCTATTGGGACGCCCGGACATTGAAGCTGGTgaagtttttgttaatttcaatcaaaatgATAC ATCATTGGCGGTTGCAACACGATCGGGTTATAGTTTATACAGTCTTAGTTCAGTAGATCTAACATTGGATAAAACATACAGTTGCCATACGGACGAGATATTCCTTATTGAACGCCTTTTTGAAAGTTCTTTGGTTGCGGTTGTCTCTCAGCGGTCACCACGAAAGCTtaaa gtATGTCATTTTAAGAAACAGAGTGAAATTTGTAATTACTCATACTCGAATACCATATTGGCTGTTAAACTAAATCGGGAACGTCTAATTGTTTGCCTGGAAGAAAGTTTATATATTCACAATATCCAGGATATGAAAGTAGTCCATACGATACGTGATACTCCATGCAATCCAAATGGTCTCTGCGCACTTTCTTCCTCATCAGAGCACTGTTATTTGGCCTATCCGGGAAGCGTCACCTCAGGGGAAGTTCAAATTTTTGATGCAATAAATTTACATGCTAAGACCATGATACCTGCTCACGATTCTCCATTGGCTGCATTGGCATTTAGCCCGTCTGGGACTGAGATCGCTACAGCGAGCGAGCGTGGTACCGTAATACGCGTCTTTTCATCTCTTGATGGCAGCAAGCTGTTCGAAATGCGTCGTGGTCTCAAGCGTTGCGTGGCGATTGCATCGCTCTCATTTAGTACATGCGCAAAATATTTAGTGTCGAGTTCAAACACGGAAACAGTACATATATTTCGTTTGGATCGGTCAGCTGCCGAACAGGCTGACTCAAAACGAACATCGGATGATTGGATGGG TTACTCCTTTTTTAGATATCTCAGCAAAACTGTGACCAGCTATCTGCCCACTCAAGTAACGGATGTATTCAGCCAGGGACGAGCATTTACATCGGTAACATTACCGGAGGCTGGTGTTCGCCGTATGTGTGCAATCacaacaatacaaaaacaactaag ACTTTTGGTGGCTTCACAAGACGGATACTTATATGTCTACTCCATACCCTCTATTGAGGGCGGTGAATGTCAGCTTATTAAGAAGCATGATATACGCCTAGACGATTCTTATGCAATGGACATTAAAGGCAGGATTTATTACTAA